One segment of Dehalococcoidia bacterium DNA contains the following:
- the tsaE gene encoding tRNA (adenosine(37)-N6)-threonylcarbamoyltransferase complex ATPase subunit type 1 TsaE → MTHFYSESPEETQSLGEELGRLSQAGDLFLLVGGLGAGKTCLTQGIAWGLGITGYATSPSFVVINQYQGRLTLYHVDLYRLDSIDEVVELGMDDYLYGSGVCVVEWAEKAVGVLPQEYLLVEISLLSDTSRNLVLNPSGERYIEMLSWLKPRPKSAKRKRSQS, encoded by the coding sequence TTGACGCACTTTTATAGCGAGAGCCCGGAGGAGACACAGAGTCTCGGTGAGGAGCTGGGGAGGCTATCACAGGCAGGAGATCTGTTTCTGCTCGTTGGTGGACTGGGGGCAGGCAAGACCTGTCTCACCCAGGGCATCGCCTGGGGGCTGGGCATCACGGGCTATGCCACCAGCCCCTCCTTTGTGGTAATCAATCAGTATCAAGGGAGACTTACACTGTATCATGTCGACCTTTACCGCCTGGACAGCATCGATGAGGTCGTTGAGCTCGGAATGGACGATTATCTATACGGTAGCGGTGTTTGCGTGGTGGAGTGGGCGGAGAAGGCGGTGGGGGTGCTTCCCCAAGAGTATCTATTGGTGGAGATAAGCCTCCTCTCGGATACAAGCCGCAATCTGGTTCTGAATCCCAGCGGAGAGCGCTATATCGAGATGCTTTCCTGGCTTAAACCAAGACCGAAAAGTGCGAAAAGAAAAAGGTCTCAGAGTTGA
- the tsaB gene encoding tRNA (adenosine(37)-N6)-threonylcarbamoyltransferase complex dimerization subunit type 1 TsaB, whose product MELAIDTATEIASIALSSEGKVEAEMSWPSGQNHTVELIPNLLHLLRQAKIEPGGETGGVWRDKIQAIIVSKGPGSFNGLRVGFATAKGLAFALDIPMVSVGTLEVEAYPHAPTGLPVCPVQDVGRGEIATALYQVEDGEWRQLVEEYITTVDKLCEKTSSKTVFCGRFSERSSDIARRIEEMMGEKAVILDNTFCRAGFLAELGWKRLERGERDDVATVQPLYLRRPAITKPKKGKR is encoded by the coding sequence ATGGAGCTTGCAATAGATACCGCTACGGAGATTGCCAGCATAGCCCTATCCAGCGAGGGTAAGGTGGAGGCGGAGATGAGCTGGCCTTCAGGGCAGAATCACACGGTAGAGCTAATCCCCAACCTGCTTCACCTGCTCCGTCAGGCTAAGATAGAGCCTGGGGGGGAGACGGGGGGTGTGTGGAGAGATAAGATCCAGGCTATCATCGTATCCAAAGGGCCGGGCAGCTTCAACGGCTTGCGTGTCGGGTTCGCCACGGCGAAGGGACTGGCCTTCGCACTGGACATACCCATGGTGAGCGTCGGGACGCTGGAGGTGGAGGCCTACCCCCACGCCCCGACTGGTCTCCCCGTATGCCCGGTACAGGATGTGGGGCGCGGCGAGATCGCAACTGCGCTGTATCAGGTGGAGGACGGCGAGTGGCGCCAGCTTGTCGAGGAGTATATCACTACTGTGGATAAGCTCTGCGAAAAGACTAGCTCGAAGACTGTCTTCTGCGGACGTTTTTCGGAGAGGTCGTCTGATATCGCCCGGCGCATCGAGGAGATGATGGGGGAGAAAGCTGTAATATTGGATAACACATTCTGCCGCGCTGGATTTCTGGCGGAGCTGGGCTGGAAGAGGCTTGAGAGGGGTGAGCGCGACGAT